One genomic window of Glycine max cultivar Williams 82 chromosome 16, Glycine_max_v4.0, whole genome shotgun sequence includes the following:
- the LOC100810825 gene encoding uncharacterized protein, which translates to MGGLLHMFEFNQGRMAKKVHAQRSNNGDLESSGNGMELQVETSQVHCAEGELPYSCQVEDGWSKKNSYSNVVSVKKLNKEDLSKQSGTTRNNAASLVARLMGIDTMPLPLETNSVVPLDESKHKNMERKFSKKGMNRRGSVGRGSSNFNSSSQMEFDSFYQDIDGDHDDGCRQNFGKPRPREHPQEEELQKFKKEFEAYQESRFKECSKDVEIGSGSRRIPSQENLRKEKMLQIASSKTDSHTFKTKLPNGNMMEPIPTTKKDFFPSRSKTLSRDFEESLMMKSGSRLDICASSAQIVILKPGSDRICNCNHEENCINLSGTLHGRKGLEDFLEEVRERLECELQGIRASGIETPYNEKLSDAKEVRESVTRDAEPNLLRSESTRSYKSKMQFNGPSSPELFNIDTRRFLSERLRNIVNGELHLDIPEVACYNDRVRLKQDTTKCANDKSQWRILKEKKELQTGSYRHKLDDNVLFHKDLSPRNLERSLSAPASGTSFGRLLLEDRHILTGALIQRKLEAVEAMPVDVKKKKKDGFNIKEKLSNFTLGLRGKLFGKRVQSIVESHGSEYGPILRDIRSGPTVFMKYGERHENSTEVPPSPASMCSCVHEKNWRQTGYSSLTSTPDVSSLDDIFIPKVFRDISSGLNELKRQLSQLDSDGSEDFTTKQEPVESELVQLDDPAESYVRDLLVASGLYFGSWDKSLLRGDTFAKPIGNSVFEEVEESHDNLIKEDERSTKDQQNKNKLEHKVLLDLLNEALSIVLGPPLTLSRFRRKLSNSSLQPPPCGNELLKLTWDIVSVSLNPSSNASLYSLDSLVAQDLGSISWSGLTNDHIDTLEREMACLITDDLVEEFTNDMVF; encoded by the exons ATGGGAGGCTTATTGCACATGTTTGAGTTCAATCAGGGTAGGATGGCCAAGAAAGTTCATGCCCAGAGGAGCAATAATGGTG ACCTGGAAAGCTCTGGAAATGGCATGGAACTGCAAGTAGAAACATCTCAGGTCCACTGTGCAGAAGGAGAATTACCA TACTCTTGTCAAGTAGAAGATGGCTGgtcaaagaaaaatagttactCAAATGTGGTTTCAGTGAAAAAACTGAACAAAGAGGATTTATCCAAACAATCAGGCACCACCAGAAATAATGCAGCAAGCCTTGTGGCAAGGTTGATGGGGATAGACACCATGCCATTGCCATTAGAGACTAATTCCGTTGTTCCATTAGATGAAagcaaacataaaaatatggaGAGGAAGTTTTCAAAAAAAGGAATGAATCGAAGGGGTTCGGTTGGCAGGGGTTCCTCCAACTTTAATTCTTCTAGCCAGATGGAATTTGATTCTTTTTATCAAGACATCGATGGTGATCATGATGATGGATGCAGACAGAATTTTGGAAAACCAAGGCCTAGGGAACATCCTCAGGAAGAGGAACTCCAAAAATTCAAGAAAGAATTTGAAGCATATCAAGAATCAAGGTTTAAGGAGTGTTCAAAGGATGTTGAAATTGGAAGTGGTTCTAGGAGAATACCTTCTCAAGAGAACCTGAGGAAGGAAAAGATGCTACAGATTGCAAGTTCAAAGACAGATAGCCACACATTTAAGACAAAGCTACCTAATGGTAATATGATGGAGCCAATCCCAACTACGAAAAAAGATTTCTTTCCTTCAAGAAGTAAAACACTAAGTCGAGACTTTGAGGagtctttaatgatgaaatctggaAGCAGATTAGATATATGTGCTTCTTCCGCTCAGATAGTTATCTTGAAGCCTGGTTCTGATAGGATTTGCAATTGCAACCATGAAGAGAATTGCATCAATTTATCAGGCACTTTACACGGGAGAAAAGGTTTAGAAGATTTTCTTGAGGAAGTGAGGGAGCGGTTGGAATGTGAACTGCAAGGGATTAGAGCTAGTGGAATTGAGACACCTTACAATGAAAAACTATCTGATGCTAAAGAGGTCAGAGAAAGTGTGACTAGAGATGCTGAACCAAATTTACTCCGCTCAGAATCAACAAGatcatataaaagtaaaatgcaGTTCAATGGACCAAGTTCTCCAGAACTTTTCAACATAGATACCAGAAGATTCTTGTCAGAGAGGCTAAGAAATATTGTAAATGGTGAACTGCATTTGGACATTCCTGAAGTGGCCTGTTACAATGATAGAGTTAGACTAAAGCAGGATACTACAAAGTGTGCAAATGACAAGAGCCAGTGGAGaattttgaaagagaaaaaagaattacaaacaGGTTCCTATAGACACAAATTAGATGACAATGTATTGTTCCACAAGGATTTGTCTCCTAGAAATCTTGAAAGATCCTTGTCTGCTCCTGCATCAGGAACATCATTTGGGAGGCTTCTTCTAGAGGACCGCCACATTTTAACGGGCGCCCTTATTCAGAGGAAGCTTGAAGCTGTTGAAGCAATGCCTGTGGAtgtcaaaaaaaagaagaaagatgggtttaatattaaagaaaaacttTCCAATTTTACTCTTGGTCTCAGAGGGAAGCTGTTTGGCAAAAGGGTTCAGTCAATAGTTGAATCACATGGCAGTGAATACGGTCCAATTTTGAGAGATATCAGGAGTGGACCAACTGTTTTCATGAAATATGGTGAGAGACAT GAGAACTCAACTGAGGTACCTCCTAGTCCTGCATCTATGTGCAGCTGTGTTcatgaaaaaaattggagacagACTGGATATTCAAGTTTAACATCAACTCCAGATGTATCTTCATTAGATGATATTTTTATTCCCAAGGTTTTCAGAGATATCAGCTCTGGTTTGAATG AGCTAAAGAGACAACTCAGTCAACTTGATTCCGATGGCTCTGAGGACTTCACCACTAAGCAGGAGCCTGTTGAGTCAGAATTAGTTCAATTAGATGATCCAGCAGAATCTTATGTAAGAGATCTGCTTGTTGCCTCTGGTTTGTACTTTGGTTCATGGGATAAGTCTCTATTAAGAGGGGACACATTTGCAAAGCCTATTGGCAACTCAGTTTTTGAAGAAGTGGAAGAGTCTCATGACAATTTGATCAAGGAGGATGAAAGATCCACAAAGGATCAGCAGAACAAAAACAAGTTAGAGCACAAGGTTTTGCTTGATTTGTTAAATGAGGCACTTTCCATAGTTCTTGGACCACCTTTGACTTTGTCTAGATTCCGAAGGAAACTAAGCAATTCCTCCTTGCAGCCTCCACCATGTGGAAACGAACTACTGAAGTTGACATGGGACATTGTCAGTGTTTCTTTAAATCCTTCATCTAACGCATCTCTTTATTCACTTGATAGTTTGGTGGCACAAGATCTAGGATCTATCTCCTGGTCTGGACTAACAAATGATCATATTGATACATTGGAAAGAGAGATGGCATGTCTAATCACTGATGATTTGGTTGAAGAATTCACAAATGATATGGTCTTTTAA